The Paenibacillus mucilaginosus 3016 genome includes the window CCCCACATCGGGACATACTTGAAGATAAGGAAGAACAGAAGTCCGGGCAAAATCATGAGGTAAATGGCGCGGTTTTTCAGCATGCGTTTGAACAGTCCGGATTCGTTGCCCCGCTTCTTGGCGATGGCGTTTGACTTGGCTGCAACTTGATTCATGACTCGCACTCCTCTCCTGGTAGTAGGGGGGCGCCCGGAGGAAACCTGCAGGCCGCCCGGCATGTCCTACTGTCTCTATAGTTGATTTATGTGATTTATGGTTATTTCTTGGACTGCTGGTACGAAGCGTTGTATTCTTCGATGATCTTGTCTCCGCCTTCTTTCTGCCATTTCTCAACGGCACTGCGGAAACCGGCTTCGTCGATCGCACCCAAGATGAATTTGTACGTGGCGTCTTTGATGCCTTCCTGCAGCCTCGCACCCTTCTCCGTGTACGTCTTGGAGTCCAGCGGAGCGGTCGGGTCGTGGATCAGGATCGAGTTATTGTCTTTGACCAGCTTCTCGGCTTTATCTTTAACCGGGATCTTGAAGTAGCTTTCCTTGAAGCCCTTGATCGTGTTCTCGCCGCCCACCTGAAGCGCCTGATAAGGCTTGATCTCGCGGTCGGTCAGCTTGAGGTCGTCCACCTGGGACACTTTGCCTTCCACCAGGGTGAAGTGCTTGCCCTCGATCCCGTGGTAGATCAGGTTGCCGAGCTCGGCGCCCATCAGCTTGTCATAGAAGGAGAGGATCTGCTTCAGCTCCGCCTCCGTTTTGACCGCGGATTTCGGGAAGAGCACCGCCGATCCATAGCCCGGGATCGCCCAGATGCCCGCTTTGCCTTCCGGCCCGGTGATCCGGTTGGCCACATCGAGCTTCATGTTAGGATTCACCGTGATCAGCTTCTGGTACAGCGACTGCGAATCCGAGAGCGAGCCGATATACATTCCCGCCTTGCCGGTAATGAAGAGATTCTGCTGGTCCGTCTTGCTCGTGACCGGGAAGTCCTGGTTGATCAGCCCTTCCTTATGCAGTCTCTGGAAGTACTTCATCGTCTCGAGATACTGCGGGAACATGAACTCGGGAGCCAGCTTGCCGTCCTTCTCGCCCCAGCCGTTCGGCGTGCCATAGTAGGAAGCTACGGTCTTAAAAGCCCCATAGACGAGATCGTTGCGGTCGGTCAGGCCCATCGTATCGTTCTTGCCGTTCTTGTCCGGGTCCTTTTCTTTGAACGCCTTCATCATCTGATACAGGTCTTCGGTGGTCTTCGGCTCGGGGAGCCCCAGCGCGTCCGCCCAGTCCTTCCGGTAGATGACGCCCTGCCGGGAAAGCGGCCGTTCCTGATAAAGCGAGTAGATCTTCCCATCGACCGAAGTGTTGTTCAGCACGTTCGGATCGAGGTTCTTCAGGTTCGGGTAGTCCTTGAGCAGCGGACCGATCTCCCAGAACTGGCCGCCTCGGATCGCATCACGGAACATAAGCAGCGAGGTCTGGTTCTTCAAATACGTGGCCTGCGGCAGCGAGCCGGTGGCAAACGCGGCGTTGAGCTTCTCTTCGTAGCTGCCGTCCGGCACCCATTGGATCGTGAGCTCGGTATTCGTCTTCTCCTCGACCATCTTCTCGATGGTATCGGAAGGCACTTCCGCCGTGTGGAGATTCGCCATAATGGTGATCTTCGCAGGACCGGCTGGCGCCGACGAGTTACCGCTTTGATCTGACGGAGCCGACGATGGATTCGCACAGGCCGTCACCATGGATGCCGTAAGCGTAGTGACGAGGAGCAGGCTGCCGTGTGACTTTTTCATATCGAAGTTCGACCTCCCAAGTTAAGTTCGTATGCATAGTCCGTGATGTATGGCTTGCCCCTTGGATAGTGCGGTTTGCCGTTGTCTTGCACTCAGCATATAATGGAGTTTGGCGGTACGTACATAATCCTGCGATTGGGAGCTGCCGCGCCCCGCGCAAATCGCCTTCCCGCCGGGGGGATCACCCCTGTAACACGGGCGGAACCAATCAAATGATTATTTTGGCGCAAATGATTATTGCCAGCTCTTCGCAGTTATCCCTACAATGGTTACTTGAGAAACTGTCTTGTACCCGACGGAGAAGGAGGACGACACTTGAGCAAGTACAGTTGGTATACCAAGATGATTTTGTTCGGATGCCTGCTGAGCATCCTGCCCGTACTCGCGCTCGGCTTCTTCTCTTACCTGAAATCCGCCGAATCGATCCAAAGCCAGGTGAACCTCGGCAACATTCAGATCATGAAGCAGACAAACGGCAACGTGGAACAGGTGCTGAAGCGCCTGGACCAGAACCTCACGAACCTGAGCAACTCGACCTTGATGCAGGATGCGCTGTACAGCCATCTGGATTACTACAACTTTCAGATCTATAACAACCTGCGGCGCGAGATGAGCCTCATGCAGTCGATTGACACGCAGGTTACCGATATCGTATTAATGAATGCGGCTAACGGCTGGGTCATCAACAACTCCGGATTGTTCGCCCTCGACAACTACCCGGCAAGGGACAAGCTGCTCGAATTTCAGAAGCTGCCGCTGAACTCCACCTGGGTGCTGCATGAGAGCGGCATTCTGGGTGAGACCATGCCGGGCCGCTGTGCCTACACGCTGTCACAGGTGCGCAAGCTCCCGCTCCTCAGCTCGGAGAAGCGCGGTGTCGTATACGCCTCGATCCCTGCCTGTTCCCTGGCCGCCATGATCAAGGATGACACCGAGAAGCAGGAGGTCATGATCTTCGACAAAGACTTCCGCATCATGGTGCATCCGGATGAGACGCTGATCGGCAAACGCTTACCCGAAATCGGTTACATGAATGAACAGGATCTCGCCCAGTTCACGGAGGAGAAAGTCGGGCAGTTCGAAGCGGATCTTCCTGACGGACGCGCTTCGGTCACTTACGTGCGCTCGGAATTCAACGGCTGGATCTATGCCTCCTTCACGGAAATCAGCGCCATTACGGAAGAAGCCCGCTCGATCGGCTGGTTTACGCTCGTCGTCTGCCTCGTGCTGGCCGGCATGTCCGTCGGCGCAGTCTGGCTGGGCTCCCGCCGCATGTATACCCCGATCCGGGGCATTGTGCGCGCGATCTCGGACAGGCTGCCGGATCCGACGATGAAGGAGCAGAATGAATTCCAGCTGATTCATGAGCATATCCAGGACATGTTCCGCTCGAACACCAGCCTGAAGCATGAGCTTCATCAGAATACCCAGCAGGTGCGTACCTTCTTTCTCACCCGCTGGTATCAGGGCAACGTCAAGCAGGGCGAGCTTGAGGACAAAATGGCACTGTACGGCTATGCGCCTGTCATCGCCTCCTGGGAGCATCTGGCCGTTCTGACGCTGCAGATCGACCGGCTGGAGCAGACCCGCTATGACGCCAAGGATCTCGATCTGCTCCTGTTCGCGGCCAACAACATCATCGAGGATCTGATCCCTTCCCAGAACCGTCTGACTCCCGTCATTGTGGATCAGACCCAGGCTACCCTGGTCGGCCAAGGGAACATGACGCCGGAGGAGTTCAACGCCTACCTGTACGAGGTGACGGAGTCCATCCAGACGCATATCCGTTCCTTCCTGGATCTCGTCGTCTCCATCGGGATCTCCCTGCCCTTCCGCACCTTATCCAAGGCGCCGCGGGCCTATCATGAGGGCATGGAGGCTCTGAAGCACCGGCTCAAGCTGGGGGAAGGCGTCATTATCCACTATGCCAACGTCAACTCAGGCAAGCATACGCTGATCTCCCCGTTCCCTCAGCAGGTGGAGAACGAGCTTATCGATTCCATCAAGCTGGCCGATGAGGAGCGGGCCGATGAGCTGCTCCAGCAGTGGATGGGCGAAGTGTTCCATAAGGAGCGGTCTCCGCAGGAGTACCAAACCTCGTTGATCCGGCTGCTGAACCACCTCATGGGGGTTATGCAGGAGTCGGGCATAGCGCTTAACGTTATCCAGCCGGAAGACGGCTCTCTGTATGAGGAGCTGCTCCAGCTCTACGTGCCGAAGGATATCGAGAAGTGGTTCCGCAAACGGATTGTGGGCCCGATGATCGGGGTGTTCCGCGACCGCAGCGACTCGCAGTTCCGCAGCCTGTCCGAAGAGATTATCGATCTGATCCACCAGCATTTCGATACGGATCTGACCCTGGAGGAATGCGCGGCCAAGCTGCACTACAATGCCTCTTACCTGAGCAGCGTCTTCAAAAAGGAGACGAATCTGTCGTTCAGCGACTATCTGACGACTTACCGGTTCCAGATGGCGAAGCAGTGGCTGGTCGAAACCGATATACCGATCAAGGATATCGCGCAGAAGCTCGGTTACAACAACCCGCAGAACTTCATCCGCTCCTTCCGCAAGCTGGAGGACATGACGCCGGGCCAGTACCGGACCAAGTATGCCGGTAAAGAAGGATAGCCGATCTGACGGAAAGTGCGCAGCAACGCCCGGGATCAAGTCGAATCCTGGTGTCGTATTTTCCCGGGAAATAACCAGAATGCCCCATATCCAATCAGCTCAAATAGGGCAAAAAAAGCGGACCTCCGAAAGGGAGATCCGCTTTTTCTCTTTATGGCTAATGCTGCTCTTATTCGTTGGTTTCGCTTGCCTGCTCCGCTTCACGGGCCGCACGTTCCTGCTCCATCTGGGCCTTCAGCTCATCAACCGTCATGCCCTTCTCCGCTGCGCGCTTTTCAAGCTTCGCCTGACGCTCCTGCTCCATCTGAGCCTTGAGTTCATCGACGGTGATACCCTTCTCCACTGCCAGCTCAGCCAGCTTCGCTTCGCGCTCCTGCTCCATCTGCGCCTTCAGCTCGTCCACGGTGATGCCCTTCTCTGCCGCGAGAGCTTCGAGGTCCTGGCCGCCGCGCGGGCCGCGCTCTGCACGCTCCTGCTCCATCTGCGCTTTCAGCTCGTCGACGGTAATGCCCTTCTCCGCTGCCAGCTCGGCCAGCTTCGCTTCGCGCTCCTGCTCCATCTGCGACTTCAGCTCGTCCACGGTGATGCCCTTCTCCGCCGCCAGCGCTTCAAGGTTCTTGCCGCCGCGGTCTTTCTTGAACGTCATCGACTTCATTACCGATGGGGACCCGGCATCCGTCGTTGTGGTGGTCGCTTCTGCTGCGAAGACCGAGCCCATCGCTCCGATCGCAAATACGGCACCCAGTGTTGTGGCGATGACTTTCTTGTTGAAGTTTTTCATGTGTAATTCCTCCTGTAATTGAATGATGTAAGTTCGTTTTTAGTTGTTCGTTGTTCGGTGGTTTAGGTTCGCGCTTGTTTGTTGTCTTCTATACGCCGCCTTGAAGCACACACAAAAAAACGGCATCCGTCTGCACCTGTAAAGTGCTTGACGAATACCGTTTAATCCGTGACCTGCTTACTTACGCTCCTCCGGCAAAGACAGCGGGTGCTTCGGCAGGATCACCTGGAAGGTGCTGCCTTCCCCTTCGATGCTGCTTACCCCGATCGTTCCGCCATGCGCCTCCACAATGGATTTGGTGATCGCAAGACCGAGACCCGCGCCCCCGTACTTGCGGGTACGGGAAGAGTCGCTGCGGTAGAACCGGTCAAACAGATGCGGCAGATGCGCTGCGCCGATCCCCGGACCGTTATCCTGTACCGACAAAGCGACGCCTTCCTTGGACGGTCCGGCAGCAATCCGGATCCGCCCCTGCTCCGCATCGGTATGCTGAACCGCATTGTGGAACAGGTTGAGAACGACCTGCTTGATCTTGTCGGCATCAAAGGAGCACCGGGTGTCCGGCTCAAGCTGCAGCTCAAGCTCCCGGCTGCCTGCCAGCAGGCGCAGCTGGGGCTCCATCTCACGCAGCACACCCTCCAGGCTGCCTTCCTTGAGCTCGATATGCGGTGTGCGGTCCAGCTTCGCCAGCTGCAGCAGATCGTTCACCAGCTTGTTCATCCGTGCCGACTCCCCGTGCATGCTCTTCAGCGCCTTGTCGAGCTGCTCCGGATGGTGGGCCGCTCCGCGAAGCAGCACCTCCAGGAAGCCGTGAATCGACGTCAGCGGCGTCCGCAGCTCATGGGAGGCATCCGCTACGAAGCGGCGCATGCCTTCCTTCAGTTCCTTCTCGGCCTCGAACGAAGTCTCGAGGCGCTCCAGCATGCCGTTGAACGATTCCGCCAGCCGGTCGATCTCATGCTGCCCCTGGTAAGCGGGGAAGCGGGTCGCGAGATTCCCCGCATCGATCTGCTCCACCGTGCTCACCATATTGTTCAGCGGCACCAGCGTCCGTCTCAGCACCGGCAGGAACCCGATCAGTCCGGCCGCCATCGCCAGTACGGACAGCAGCAGGAAGGTAAGCAGCTGACGGATCAGCACATCCTTCATGGTTCCTGTCGGGGTGCTGATCTGCACCAGCGTATCCGTGCGGCCCGGTCCCGAAGGTACGGCCTGCACTACGACCAGCTGCTCTACCCCTGCGCTGTCCGGCAGGATCCAATAGTTCGGGCCGGGACCACTCTTGCGATTCAGTGCCTCGCTGTACTGGGCCGGATCCAGCTTGGGCGGCTCCGCGCTGCCTGGCCAGTTGGTCAGCACCGTGAATTCGCCGTTCGCATCAATGCGGGCGACCGCCGAATCCGGGAAAACCCAGGGCTGGCGTCTGCCGCCTCCTCCCTGCGTGGCGGACCCGGCTCCGGCGGCCTGTCCTGCATTCCCATCCTGCACGCCGGCCTGCCCCGTACTGCCCGCTCCGCCTGCAGTGCCCCCATCCGCCGCCGAAGACGGCTGACCGCCTCCGGTGCTGCCCGGCTGACTCGCTCCCTGCCCGGGATTGCCCTGCATCGGGCGCTCCTGGACCGCAGCGTCTCCCTGCAGCAGATCCCGCGGAATGGACATCATCTGCCGCTGCATCGTTTCGGCCTTGTTCCGGTAGATGAAATCTTTCATCACCACATACTGGAACACACCGATGAAGGTCAGCAGGACGGCCAAAATGAGCAGGGAACGCGAGAGGAGCTGGATACGGAGAGAGCCGCGCTCGGGAACCAGGCTTCTTCTCCTGTTCCCCGCCCCTCTCATGACAGATCCAGCCTGTAGCCTGCGCCGCGGAGCGTGCGGATCAGCGTATGCTCTTTATCCTGAAGCTTCTCCCGCAGCGAGCGGATATACACCTCGACAATGTTCTCTTCCCCGCCGAAGTCGTAGCCCCATACCTTGTCCAGAATCATCGACTTGCTGAGCACGAGCCCATGGTTGGTCACCAGGAACTTGAGCAGTTCGTATTCAGTCGGAGAGAGCTCGAGCAGCCGTTCGTTCAGCCGGATCTCCTTCCGGCGGTCATCCATGCGGAACGGACCCTTCACCACTTCCCCGAACAGGTGCGGGAACTGGTTGCGTACCCTGGCCTGAATCCGGGCGAGCAGCTCATCGAAGCTGAACGGCTTTACCATGTAATCGTCGGCCCCCAGGTTGAGTCCCTTGACCCGGTCGTCCACTTCGTCCTTGGCCGTCAGCATTATGACGGCTATGTGGTCCGTCTTCTTGAGCATCCGGCATACCTCGAAGCCGTCCATCCCCGGCATCATGACATCGAGAATGGCAATGTGCGGCTGAAATTCTTTGGCTAACGTAATGGCGGTCATCCCGTCCGGGGCCGTTCTCACCTCGAAGCCCTCGTTAAGCAGTCCGAGTTCCAGAAACTGCAGAATATTCGGTTCGTCATCCACCAGCATGACGCGAATGCCTTTTAATTGTCCCATGGCTGTACAACCACCTCTTCGTTTCCTTATGGATATAGTATCGCCGTTCTTCCTGAATACCGGCTGAATGCCCACTGAGAGACCCATGAAAAAAAATCATCTATCCCCCCATTGTACCTCAGTCTGGCGGCTTGTAACAAAAGGGTCTCTCCCTTCTTCCAGCATCATTCCATCAAAGGAGACTGGTCTCTTGAAGGGAATAAAAAAAAGTTCTGGAGAAGCAACCTGTGGATAGCCATCATGGCTCATCCATGCCGTTCAGTGAGCGAGGTTTCTCTATGCAGCTGTATAATCTGTTGACTCCAGAAGAAATCCAGGCTCTGGTCCAGCCCCCGATTGACGGGGCGCAGCCGCTCGCCGCCCCTCCGCCGGGGTTTCAGGGCAGCGGACAGAGCATCCGTTCCATCCGGGAACGCCGAGGCTGGAGCTGCGCGGAGGCCGCCTCGCGTACGGCCCTCCCTCCGGATCTGCTGCGGGCCTGGGAGCAGGGGGAAGCGGCCCCCACTTTAACCCAGCTGCTTCAGCTGGCAGGAGGGCTGGGCGTATCCGTGGACGAGCTGCTGCTCGGCAGCCAGCCAGCCCCCAGCCCTGACAGGCCGCCGGGCCGGCTCCCGCAGGGCATGAACTCCCTGGCCGAGCGGCTGACCTATCTCCGGACGGCGCGGCGCTTGTCCAGGTCCGATGCGGCGGCGGAGATGGGCTTCTCATACTCGGAGCTGACCTCGTACGAAAACGGCTACCGGCTTCCCGAGCTCAAGGCTTTTTTGGCACTGGTGCAGTTCTATAACGTATCGGCCCATCTCCTGCTGACCGGTTCTTCCCCGGCTGCCGTTCCCCAGGAACCCGGACCGGACCGGGGGGACTCCTCCGCCGCAGATCTGTCCACGCTGCTCGACGAGCCCCTGTATTATAGAGGGGTCCCGCTCGACCCCCAGATCAAACAGAGAATCTCCGATCTGCTTCAAGGCTATGAAATCGCTATGAAGCAGGTCGGGCCGGAAATGCACTGACCTCCGTCAGCCTGCTTGGCCGTCTGTCTTTTCCTCATCCAGGCACCCGGTTACGCCTGTCTCCCGTACCATCCTTCAGCTGCTTATATGTAATGCGGGGCCGGGCGGCCCCTATTTTTTGTACACTCCTCTTGAATTCGTCCCCTGCCGTGCTATAATCAAATCTAATGATAATGATTATCGTTCTTATCATCATATAGAGCGGCTGCTGTGCCGCATTTCTCAGGCTGGGAGGACATACCTTGGAACGCTTGTATACCGAAGGACTGACCATCGCTTACGGAGAACGTCCGATTGTAGATAATTTGAACCTGCCGGTGCCGGAAGGCCGAATCACGGCGCTTGTCGGGGCCAACGGGTCGGGCAAATCGACCATTCTTAAGACCATGGCGCGCATCATGAAGCCCCAGAAGGGCGGCGTCTTCCTTGATGGGAAGTCCATCCACGGGCAGTCCACCAAAGAGGTGGCCAAGCAGCTCGCCATCCTGCCCCAGAACCCCGTGGCGCCCGACGGCCTTACCGTCTCCGAGCTCGTGACCTACGGCCGTTTTCCCCACCAGAAGGGCTTCGGCTCCCTTACGGCGGAAGACCGGGAGATGGTCCGCCGGGCGATCGAGCTTACCGGGATGGCCGAATTCCATGACCGGCCTGTCGACCAGCTGTCCGGCGGCCAGCGGCAGCGGGCCTGGATTGCCATGGCTCTGGCTCAAGGGACGGATATTCTGTTCCTCGACGAGCCTACGACGTTCCTCGATATGGCCCACCAGCTTGAGGTACTGAAGCTGCTCGAGAAGCTGAATGCGGAAGAGAACCGCACGATCGTCATGGTGGTTCACGATCTCAACCATGCTTCCCGGTATGCCCACCATATGGTGGCGATCAAGCGGGGGCGTGTAGTGAGCAGCGGCTCGCCGGCCGAAGTAATGACGCATGCGGTCCTTCGGGAAGTGTTCGGTATTGAAGCCGACCTGATTCCCGATCCCCGTACGGGTGTACCGCTTTGCCTTCCTTTTGAACTGGCCCATGCTGCTGCCTCCGGGCTTAGCGTACCGCAGCAGCAGCAGCCGGCTGAACGCAGCAGAGTCCTTGCTCGCTAAGCTCTTCTTGACCAGCATAAGTTAACCCCAAAGAACG containing:
- a CDS encoding helix-turn-helix domain-containing protein codes for the protein MQLYNLLTPEEIQALVQPPIDGAQPLAAPPPGFQGSGQSIRSIRERRGWSCAEAASRTALPPDLLRAWEQGEAAPTLTQLLQLAGGLGVSVDELLLGSQPAPSPDRPPGRLPQGMNSLAERLTYLRTARRLSRSDAAAEMGFSYSELTSYENGYRLPELKAFLALVQFYNVSAHLLLTGSSPAAVPQEPGPDRGDSSAADLSTLLDEPLYYRGVPLDPQIKQRISDLLQGYEIAMKQVGPEMH
- a CDS encoding helix-turn-helix domain-containing protein, whose amino-acid sequence is MSKYSWYTKMILFGCLLSILPVLALGFFSYLKSAESIQSQVNLGNIQIMKQTNGNVEQVLKRLDQNLTNLSNSTLMQDALYSHLDYYNFQIYNNLRREMSLMQSIDTQVTDIVLMNAANGWVINNSGLFALDNYPARDKLLEFQKLPLNSTWVLHESGILGETMPGRCAYTLSQVRKLPLLSSEKRGVVYASIPACSLAAMIKDDTEKQEVMIFDKDFRIMVHPDETLIGKRLPEIGYMNEQDLAQFTEEKVGQFEADLPDGRASVTYVRSEFNGWIYASFTEISAITEEARSIGWFTLVVCLVLAGMSVGAVWLGSRRMYTPIRGIVRAISDRLPDPTMKEQNEFQLIHEHIQDMFRSNTSLKHELHQNTQQVRTFFLTRWYQGNVKQGELEDKMALYGYAPVIASWEHLAVLTLQIDRLEQTRYDAKDLDLLLFAANNIIEDLIPSQNRLTPVIVDQTQATLVGQGNMTPEEFNAYLYEVTESIQTHIRSFLDLVVSIGISLPFRTLSKAPRAYHEGMEALKHRLKLGEGVIIHYANVNSGKHTLISPFPQQVENELIDSIKLADEERADELLQQWMGEVFHKERSPQEYQTSLIRLLNHLMGVMQESGIALNVIQPEDGSLYEELLQLYVPKDIEKWFRKRIVGPMIGVFRDRSDSQFRSLSEEIIDLIHQHFDTDLTLEECAAKLHYNASYLSSVFKKETNLSFSDYLTTYRFQMAKQWLVETDIPIKDIAQKLGYNNPQNFIRSFRKLEDMTPGQYRTKYAGKEG
- a CDS encoding response regulator transcription factor, with amino-acid sequence MGQLKGIRVMLVDDEPNILQFLELGLLNEGFEVRTAPDGMTAITLAKEFQPHIAILDVMMPGMDGFEVCRMLKKTDHIAVIMLTAKDEVDDRVKGLNLGADDYMVKPFSFDELLARIQARVRNQFPHLFGEVVKGPFRMDDRRKEIRLNERLLELSPTEYELLKFLVTNHGLVLSKSMILDKVWGYDFGGEENIVEVYIRSLREKLQDKEHTLIRTLRGAGYRLDLS
- a CDS encoding ABC transporter ATP-binding protein, with product MERLYTEGLTIAYGERPIVDNLNLPVPEGRITALVGANGSGKSTILKTMARIMKPQKGGVFLDGKSIHGQSTKEVAKQLAILPQNPVAPDGLTVSELVTYGRFPHQKGFGSLTAEDREMVRRAIELTGMAEFHDRPVDQLSGGQRQRAWIAMALAQGTDILFLDEPTTFLDMAHQLEVLKLLEKLNAEENRTIVMVVHDLNHASRYAHHMVAIKRGRVVSSGSPAEVMTHAVLREVFGIEADLIPDPRTGVPLCLPFELAHAAASGLSVPQQQQPAERSRVLAR
- a CDS encoding sensor histidine kinase, translated to MRGAGNRRRSLVPERGSLRIQLLSRSLLILAVLLTFIGVFQYVVMKDFIYRNKAETMQRQMMSIPRDLLQGDAAVQERPMQGNPGQGASQPGSTGGGQPSSAADGGTAGGAGSTGQAGVQDGNAGQAAGAGSATQGGGGRRQPWVFPDSAVARIDANGEFTVLTNWPGSAEPPKLDPAQYSEALNRKSGPGPNYWILPDSAGVEQLVVVQAVPSGPGRTDTLVQISTPTGTMKDVLIRQLLTFLLLSVLAMAAGLIGFLPVLRRTLVPLNNMVSTVEQIDAGNLATRFPAYQGQHEIDRLAESFNGMLERLETSFEAEKELKEGMRRFVADASHELRTPLTSIHGFLEVLLRGAAHHPEQLDKALKSMHGESARMNKLVNDLLQLAKLDRTPHIELKEGSLEGVLREMEPQLRLLAGSRELELQLEPDTRCSFDADKIKQVVLNLFHNAVQHTDAEQGRIRIAAGPSKEGVALSVQDNGPGIGAAHLPHLFDRFYRSDSSRTRKYGGAGLGLAITKSIVEAHGGTIGVSSIEGEGSTFQVILPKHPLSLPEERK
- a CDS encoding extracellular solute-binding protein, translated to MKKSHGSLLLVTTLTASMVTACANPSSAPSDQSGNSSAPAGPAKITIMANLHTAEVPSDTIEKMVEEKTNTELTIQWVPDGSYEEKLNAAFATGSLPQATYLKNQTSLLMFRDAIRGGQFWEIGPLLKDYPNLKNLDPNVLNNTSVDGKIYSLYQERPLSRQGVIYRKDWADALGLPEPKTTEDLYQMMKAFKEKDPDKNGKNDTMGLTDRNDLVYGAFKTVASYYGTPNGWGEKDGKLAPEFMFPQYLETMKYFQRLHKEGLINQDFPVTSKTDQQNLFITGKAGMYIGSLSDSQSLYQKLITVNPNMKLDVANRITGPEGKAGIWAIPGYGSAVLFPKSAVKTEAELKQILSFYDKLMGAELGNLIYHGIEGKHFTLVEGKVSQVDDLKLTDREIKPYQALQVGGENTIKGFKESYFKIPVKDKAEKLVKDNNSILIHDPTAPLDSKTYTEKGARLQEGIKDATYKFILGAIDEAGFRSAVEKWQKEGGDKIIEEYNASYQQSKK